A single region of the Mercenaria mercenaria strain notata chromosome 6, MADL_Memer_1, whole genome shotgun sequence genome encodes:
- the LOC123549044 gene encoding chromodomain Y-like protein isoform X1 produces the protein MGAAILIERATWRTPAALPVMAGTGEFDYEVDSLVEKRIGEGSQVEYLVHWKGFSADWDTWEPACHLENCKQKIIKFEKERKKKAANTQKIVKKLVNKSKMARQDQSQVTSVKPNFKRKKKEPKSENMSKKKDEKSNQNMSALTLDDVFETVVNGTSSKPSSIKKKKSPKDKSTPQKGDKSQIAKKIISSAKKKTIASTPKQKKKLLKPAKLSPFANKTTKPKKLKEVNKRKSDSDVLDSRKIGSGKKVNKTKSWTAVDEEISFSSEDEINEKSSLKLQKDKSKQNKKDNEVKLTKKAVKIKDVKVSTGSKVKHESNAVKKGLKVSKFYSPNLGSNTSHKSAFKPFNKKRNHMKLSVSHLIGAKKKSDGDKLELNKSIGNSGKQKKKLNSLQQRKRKLDSSDIKIETDSDSDEEILYSLSDTSDLAINDPDSSQFQASRKPDADSGRSKSESSVDKSKKILQKGKKVSVTKSKSSSETTPGKSKKIKLLDSLKQTTSPEKLVRPVSPTPVYTTVKHTTPSGSVLQSSQPLLAQPQWVLDDEITPGTAQSASLPISPASMSYKVLLENLPHQLHPKNKKKTTDIVESDIERRVSVRASECAFKYKEIVIKKCHKYTQIWLNTHTKMKNALNPLVMQEISSALNAAKYDDSNLVMFSGLCNVFCSGVDLHYLTVGDKKVAARQMADALRDLVRKFITFPKLIVAVVTGPAIGLGSTLLPLCDIVYASDKATFYMPYAQLSQTPEGCASFTLPNIVGIAMANELLVGGRKITAIEACQLGFVSQVYWPTSMMQEVIPRVQHMALVSGKVLETTKLLIRSHQRTKLDLTNESECNLLVERWPATECQKAIEEFLSNEKNYML, from the exons ATGGGCGCTGCCATTTTAATAGAAAGAGCCACCTGGCGGACACCGGCAGCGCTTCCTGTAATGGCGGGCACCGGCGAATTCGACTACGAG gtTGACAGCCTCGTGGAGAAGCGAATTGGAGAAGGTTCCCAGGTTGAATATCTAGTACACTGGAAAGGCTTCTCTGCTGACTGGGATACATGGGAACCAGCATGTCACCTtgaaaactgtaaacaaaaaattatcaaatttgaGAAGGAACGGAAGAAAAAAGCTGCAAATACTCAAAAAATTGTCAAGAAActagtaaataaaagtaaaatggcCAGACAAGACCAAAGTCAAGTCACTTCAGTGAAACCAAATTTCAAACGAAAGAAAAAAGAACCAAAATCTGAAAATATGAGcaagaaaaaagatgaaaagTCTAACCAGAATATGTCAGCTTTGACTTTGGATGATGTGTTTGaaacagtagttaatggaactagtTCTAAACCATCCTCtattaaaaaaaagaagtccCCAAAGGATAAATCTACCCCGCAAAAAGGGGACAAAAGTCAGATTGCTAAGAAAATCATTAGTAGTGCTAAGAAAAAGACAATTGCATCGACAcccaaacagaaaaagaaattacTGAAACCAGCGAAATTATCGCCCTTTGCTAACAAGACAACTAAACCAAAGAAACTGAAGGAAGTTAACAAAAGGAAATCAGACAGCGATGTTTTAGATTCCAGAAAAATAGGTTCTGGAAAAAAAGTTAACAAGACAAAAAGTTGGACAGCTGTTGATGaggaaatttcattttcaagtgaagatgaaataaatgaaaaatcttcattgaaattacaaaaagacaaaagtaaacaaaataaaaaggacAATGAGGTAAAACTAACAAAGAAAGCTGTCAAAATAAAAGATGTGAAAGTAAGTACAGGTAGCAAAGTAAAACATGAGTCAAATGCTGTTAAGAAAGGTCTGAAAGTCTCAAAATTTTACAGTCCGAACCTGGGCTCAAATACTAGCCATAAATCTGCATTTAAACCATTTAACAAAAAGAGGAATCATATGAAACTATCAGTTTCTCATTTGATAGGTGCAAAAAAGAAATCAGACGGAGATAAATTGGAACTAAATAAAAGTATAGGAAACTCTGGGAAGCAAAAAAAGAAACTTAACTCATTGCAGCAAAGGAAAAGAAAATTGGACTCTTCTGACATTAAAATAGAGACAGACAGTGATAGTGATGAGGAGATACTGTATTCATTGTCTGATACGTCTGACCTAGCTATAAATGATCCAGATTCTAGTCAATTTCAAGCTTCTAGGAAACCAGATGCAGATTCTGGAAGATCAAAGTCGGAGAGTAGTGTGgataaaagtaagaaaatattacaaaagggAAAGAAAGTTTCGGTAACAAAATCCAAGTCATCCTCGGAGACTACACCAGGAAAGTCCAAGAAAATTAAACTGCTGGACAGTTTAAAACAAACCACATCACCTGAGAAACTTG TGAGGCCAGTTTCTCCTACCCCAGTGTACACAACAGTGAAGCACACTACTCCGTCAGGGAGTGTATTACAATCTAGTCAGCCGTTGCTTGCTCAGCCACAGTGGGTATTGGATGATGAGATCACTCCTGGTACAGCACAATCAGCTAGTTTGCCCATCAGTCCAGCTTCTATGTCATACAAG GTATTGTTGGAAAATCTCCCCCATCAGCTCCACccaaagaacaaaaagaaaacaacagataTAGTGGAGAGTGACATTGAGCGTCGTGTCAGTGTGCGTGCGAGCGAGTGTGCTTTCAAGTACAAGGAAATAGTCATCAAGAAATGTCACAAATACACACAAATATGGCTCAATACACACACCAAGATGAAAAATGCTCTCAATCCATTG GTTATGCAAGAGATCTCATCAGCACTGAATGCAGCCAAGTATGATGACAGTAACCTCGTTATGTTCAGTGGTTTGTGTAATGTTTTCTGTTCTGGTGTAGATCTACACTATCTTACTGTGGGAGATAAGAAAGTTGCTGCCAGACAGATGGCTGATGCTCTCAG GGATCTTGTCCGAAAGTTCATCACATTTCCTAAACTGATTGTTGCAGTTGTGACCGGTCCAGCTATAGGTCTGGGCTCAACCCTGCTACCTCTGTGTGATATTGTATATGCCAGTGACAAAGCTACCTTTTACATGCCATATGCTCAGTTGTCACAGACACCAGAGGGTTGTGCCTCGTTTACACTACCAAATATTGTTGGCATTGCTATG GCGAATGAGTTGTTGGTTGGAGGAAGGAAGATTACAGCCATTGAGGCATGTCAGCTTGGGTTTGTATCTCAGGTATACTGGCCAACCAGTATGATGCAAGAAGTCATTCCACGGGTACAGCACATGGCTCTTGTCTCAGGGAAG GTACTTGAAACAACGAAGCTGTTGATTCGAAGTCACCAAAGAACAAAACTTGATCTCACTAATGAATCGGAGTGCAATCTCCTTGTTGAAAGATGGCCAGCAACTGAATGCCAAAAGGCAATAGAAGAATTCCTCTCGAATGAGAAAAATTACATGttataa
- the LOC123549044 gene encoding chromodomain Y-like protein isoform X2, with protein MARQDQSQVTSVKPNFKRKKKEPKSENMSKKKDEKSNQNMSALTLDDVFETVVNGTSSKPSSIKKKKSPKDKSTPQKGDKSQIAKKIISSAKKKTIASTPKQKKKLLKPAKLSPFANKTTKPKKLKEVNKRKSDSDVLDSRKIGSGKKVNKTKSWTAVDEEISFSSEDEINEKSSLKLQKDKSKQNKKDNEVKLTKKAVKIKDVKVSTGSKVKHESNAVKKGLKVSKFYSPNLGSNTSHKSAFKPFNKKRNHMKLSVSHLIGAKKKSDGDKLELNKSIGNSGKQKKKLNSLQQRKRKLDSSDIKIETDSDSDEEILYSLSDTSDLAINDPDSSQFQASRKPDADSGRSKSESSVDKSKKILQKGKKVSVTKSKSSSETTPGKSKKIKLLDSLKQTTSPEKLVRPVSPTPVYTTVKHTTPSGSVLQSSQPLLAQPQWVLDDEITPGTAQSASLPISPASMSYKVLLENLPHQLHPKNKKKTTDIVESDIERRVSVRASECAFKYKEIVIKKCHKYTQIWLNTHTKMKNALNPLVMQEISSALNAAKYDDSNLVMFSGLCNVFCSGVDLHYLTVGDKKVAARQMADALRDLVRKFITFPKLIVAVVTGPAIGLGSTLLPLCDIVYASDKATFYMPYAQLSQTPEGCASFTLPNIVGIAMANELLVGGRKITAIEACQLGFVSQVYWPTSMMQEVIPRVQHMALVSGKVLETTKLLIRSHQRTKLDLTNESECNLLVERWPATECQKAIEEFLSNEKNYML; from the exons atggcCAGACAAGACCAAAGTCAAGTCACTTCAGTGAAACCAAATTTCAAACGAAAGAAAAAAGAACCAAAATCTGAAAATATGAGcaagaaaaaagatgaaaagTCTAACCAGAATATGTCAGCTTTGACTTTGGATGATGTGTTTGaaacagtagttaatggaactagtTCTAAACCATCCTCtattaaaaaaaagaagtccCCAAAGGATAAATCTACCCCGCAAAAAGGGGACAAAAGTCAGATTGCTAAGAAAATCATTAGTAGTGCTAAGAAAAAGACAATTGCATCGACAcccaaacagaaaaagaaattacTGAAACCAGCGAAATTATCGCCCTTTGCTAACAAGACAACTAAACCAAAGAAACTGAAGGAAGTTAACAAAAGGAAATCAGACAGCGATGTTTTAGATTCCAGAAAAATAGGTTCTGGAAAAAAAGTTAACAAGACAAAAAGTTGGACAGCTGTTGATGaggaaatttcattttcaagtgaagatgaaataaatgaaaaatcttcattgaaattacaaaaagacaaaagtaaacaaaataaaaaggacAATGAGGTAAAACTAACAAAGAAAGCTGTCAAAATAAAAGATGTGAAAGTAAGTACAGGTAGCAAAGTAAAACATGAGTCAAATGCTGTTAAGAAAGGTCTGAAAGTCTCAAAATTTTACAGTCCGAACCTGGGCTCAAATACTAGCCATAAATCTGCATTTAAACCATTTAACAAAAAGAGGAATCATATGAAACTATCAGTTTCTCATTTGATAGGTGCAAAAAAGAAATCAGACGGAGATAAATTGGAACTAAATAAAAGTATAGGAAACTCTGGGAAGCAAAAAAAGAAACTTAACTCATTGCAGCAAAGGAAAAGAAAATTGGACTCTTCTGACATTAAAATAGAGACAGACAGTGATAGTGATGAGGAGATACTGTATTCATTGTCTGATACGTCTGACCTAGCTATAAATGATCCAGATTCTAGTCAATTTCAAGCTTCTAGGAAACCAGATGCAGATTCTGGAAGATCAAAGTCGGAGAGTAGTGTGgataaaagtaagaaaatattacaaaagggAAAGAAAGTTTCGGTAACAAAATCCAAGTCATCCTCGGAGACTACACCAGGAAAGTCCAAGAAAATTAAACTGCTGGACAGTTTAAAACAAACCACATCACCTGAGAAACTTG TGAGGCCAGTTTCTCCTACCCCAGTGTACACAACAGTGAAGCACACTACTCCGTCAGGGAGTGTATTACAATCTAGTCAGCCGTTGCTTGCTCAGCCACAGTGGGTATTGGATGATGAGATCACTCCTGGTACAGCACAATCAGCTAGTTTGCCCATCAGTCCAGCTTCTATGTCATACAAG GTATTGTTGGAAAATCTCCCCCATCAGCTCCACccaaagaacaaaaagaaaacaacagataTAGTGGAGAGTGACATTGAGCGTCGTGTCAGTGTGCGTGCGAGCGAGTGTGCTTTCAAGTACAAGGAAATAGTCATCAAGAAATGTCACAAATACACACAAATATGGCTCAATACACACACCAAGATGAAAAATGCTCTCAATCCATTG GTTATGCAAGAGATCTCATCAGCACTGAATGCAGCCAAGTATGATGACAGTAACCTCGTTATGTTCAGTGGTTTGTGTAATGTTTTCTGTTCTGGTGTAGATCTACACTATCTTACTGTGGGAGATAAGAAAGTTGCTGCCAGACAGATGGCTGATGCTCTCAG GGATCTTGTCCGAAAGTTCATCACATTTCCTAAACTGATTGTTGCAGTTGTGACCGGTCCAGCTATAGGTCTGGGCTCAACCCTGCTACCTCTGTGTGATATTGTATATGCCAGTGACAAAGCTACCTTTTACATGCCATATGCTCAGTTGTCACAGACACCAGAGGGTTGTGCCTCGTTTACACTACCAAATATTGTTGGCATTGCTATG GCGAATGAGTTGTTGGTTGGAGGAAGGAAGATTACAGCCATTGAGGCATGTCAGCTTGGGTTTGTATCTCAGGTATACTGGCCAACCAGTATGATGCAAGAAGTCATTCCACGGGTACAGCACATGGCTCTTGTCTCAGGGAAG GTACTTGAAACAACGAAGCTGTTGATTCGAAGTCACCAAAGAACAAAACTTGATCTCACTAATGAATCGGAGTGCAATCTCCTTGTTGAAAGATGGCCAGCAACTGAATGCCAAAAGGCAATAGAAGAATTCCTCTCGAATGAGAAAAATTACATGttataa
- the LOC123550156 gene encoding uncharacterized protein LOC123550156 — MAPNDYKFLEGVSTVGLYAALFCSTVADITNIYNMKVTNSSTDVAVVLWLLGLSFCFQVGVALLAVIMYMINMKEHGGRKEKPYKRLRLLDSEKPEQGRFDRRMCCRLSLYKILYIACLICILVIIPLQISASMLRASIGIKLSPPNEEVGLHNIYSTLNPNLTTAMEAYKSL, encoded by the exons ATGGCG CCAAACGATTACAAATTTTTGGAAGGCGTGTCTACAGTAGGCCTCTATGCAGCTCTCTTCTGCAGTACCGTTGCTGACATTACGAACATTTACAACATGAAAGTCACCAATAGCTCCACCGATGTTGCTGTTGTTCTATGGCTGCTGGGATTGTCTTTTTGCTTCCAAGTTGGTGTGGCATTGCTTGCCGTTATCATGTACATGATAAACATGAAGGAACATGGTGGCCGAAAGGAGAAACCATACAAACGCCTGAGGCTTCTTGATTCCGAAAAACCTG AGCAAGGCCGCTTCGACAGACGAATGTGTTGCCGACTGTCCTTGTACAAGATCCTGTATATAGCGTGCTTAATTTGCATTCTGGTCATCATACCGCTTCAGATTAGTGCAAGTATGTTGAGAGCTAGCATAGGAATTAAACTCTCGCCGCCAAACGAAGAGGTTGGTCTGCATAATATATATTCAACATTGAACCCAAACTTAACAACGGCAATGGAAGCTTACAAGTCACTTTAA
- the LOC123550155 gene encoding uncharacterized protein LOC123550155, giving the protein MSDKSENREEVNLEDRSEDAKTEPSDYHQLKGIATVGLNVALFGNTVADMKNIYDTKDTNGSTDVYVVLWLLRLSFCFQVFVALIAILMYVMGRKDDKCQQKSDKYKRLSIYNCDEDEPEQNHRFHRPVCCGLSLYKMLYLTSLICILIITFLQIIASIWSAGLGIELKSANEEVDQYTSDSHTTMNPNFTTTMETTTPAYHSTTVLTSKGTTTSSYHYQRSCGPNRACEFRRLCGTNERVYVYHYTN; this is encoded by the exons CCCAGCGATTATCACCAGCTCAAAGGCATTGCTACCGTTGGTCTCAATGTTGCTCTCTTTGGCAATACTGTTGCAGACATGAAGAACATTTACGATACAAAAGACACAAATGGTTCCACAGATGTTTATGTTGTTCTCTGGTTGCTGAGGTTGTCTTTTTGTTTCCAAGTTTTTGTGGCATTGATCGCAATTCTTATGTATGTGATGGGTAGGAAGGACGACAAATGCCAACAGAAATCGGACAAGTACAAACGTCTGTCAATTTATAACTGCGACGAAGACGAACCAG aacaaaaTCACCGCTTTCACAGACCAGTGTGTTGTGGATTGTCTCTGTACAAGATGTTGTATTTGACGAGCTTAATTTGCATACTGATCATCACATTCCTCCAAATCATCGCTAGTATCTGGAGTGCAGGTTTAGGAATCGAACTTAAGTCGGCAAATGAAGAGGTTGATCAGTATACTAGTGATTCTCACACGACAATGAACCCAAACTTCACAACCACAATGGAAACCACAACACCAGCTTATCATTCTACAACTGTTTTGACAAGTAAAGGAACCACGACATCTTCGTATCATTACCAGCGATCTTGTGGCCCAAATAGAGCATGTGAATTCCGGCGGTTGTGTGGCACAAACGAAAGGGTGTACGTTTATCATtacacaaattaa